DNA sequence from the Pedobacter sp. W3I1 genome:
CACAACCGATTCGGTGTAAGGGCGGCCTGTTGCAATTTGAGGAAGGAAAGTTTTTACCTTGGTGTTGTTAATGTTCACCATAAAACTTCCGTTTAAACGCAGCACACTTGGTAAAATTTCGTACTGTAAACTAAATTTTGGTGTAATACGCTCACCCAATTGGTGGTTACTGCCTGCAGCAGCCATAGCCAATGGATTAAAAGTTCCAGTTACTTTTTTATTGTCAAAATTATAGAGGAAAGATCCTTGTGCTGTTGCCGCAGGGCTGAAGAAGTTTGAAGTTAAATTTCCATACTCATCGTACTCGTAAATGCTCTGGTTAGGCATTTTGGTATAAGCTACATCTCTAACATTTTGTGTAAAAAGTCCGTTCTGATCGATGTGTGTATAAGAAATATCAGAACTAAACCTGATTTTGTTCGATACCATGTAATCTAAGTTTACCCTTGCCGAAACCCGGTTTAAATCGGTGCCAATGGTAGTACCTGTTTGGTTAAAATAATTTACTGAGGCACGGTACCGGGCTTTTTCACCACCTCCAGAAATAGAGAGGTTATGATCTTGCAGGTAACCTATCTTGGTAATGGCTGATAGCCAATCGGTATTGTTGCTATAGTTATAATAATTGTAGGGATCGTTTGGATCATATTGAAATTGTTTTGCATATTCCGAAGTAGAAAACTGACGGCCCGCATTATAATATTCTTCCAAAACAAGTGATGAATATTGGTTACCATTCAACATTGGGATTGGACTTGGTTGTTTAGAATATGAACCTTTAAAGTTATAGGAAATAGCTGGCGGACCAATTGAACCTCTTTTTGTAGTAATAATCAATACCCCGTTTGCTGCTCTCGATCCCCATACTGCCGTGGCTGCCGCATCTTTCAGTACACTAATTTCTTTAATATCAGATGGGGCAATATTTAATAACTGACCATAATTGTTCTCATCAGATGTGGCAAAATTAAAATCAGAAGGAATGGTAATATCGTATGGCATACCATCCAATACAATTAACGGATCGGTAGCACCGTTGATGGAAGATGTACCCCTGATACGGATCTGCATGGGCGCACCCGGATCGCCCGTACTGGCGGTAATATCAACTCCAGCCATACGGCCTTGCAGGGCCTGATCAATCGATGCTGACTGGAGGTCTTCAAGTTCTTTGGCATCGATGGTAACTGTAGCCGAAGTCTGATCGCGTTTATCAATCGTCATACCACTTCCATTATTTGTTTTTGCCCTCGAAACAATCTGAACTTCATCCATCTGGTTATCGGCCGATTCCAATTGAAAATTGATCACTGCCTTATCGATATTAACTGGCGCCGAAGACTTATAACCAATATATGAAACCGATATCCTATAGGTTTTATCTGCTACCGGCAACGAATAATTTCCATCAATATCTGTCGAAACGCCTTTAATTACCCTTTTATCTTTATCAACAATTACAACAGATGCACCTATAATAGGCTGTTTATCTTTTTTATCAATAACCTTACCCTTTACATAGTTAATTTGTTGTGCATGGGTTAGGGATGATACCAACAAACAGCATAGTAAAATAAAAAAACTATAATTATATCTTTTAGTCATCTCGGTTTAGAATTGATATTTTAAATAAGAATTGATTTGGTGAATCACCGTTCTGTTAGATAACACGTTGCTTCTATCGGTTGTACCAAGCAAAACATTAACAGAAGTATTGGTTACATCTCTTAGTGTGAGTGTATTGGTGGTATTGGTAAATACAGTAACCTTAGCCGCATCGCCCGAATCATTTTTAAGCAAACTCTCAAAAGAACCCGTTTTCTGTCCATCGCTTGCTACCGTACTTTTAATAATATGGTATTGAATAAATTTAGCCACCTTGCTAATATCTGCGGCATCTGTTGGCGTATAGTTTGGTGTTCCGTTGGCTAGTTTTGGCAATAATCCGGCGGTTACCGCAGCTTGCATAGCCGCATTGGTTGGGATAAAAACAGTGTAAGCGCTTCCATCGGTAACCCCCTGAATTGCACCTGTTACCGCTGTATAAAGCGTTACGTTATTTTTAAGATATTGAAAGAAAGAATAATAAGGATCGGTTGTTAAAGTACCGTATTTTTCGATATGCTTGCTTACCGGGAGTACCGTATACATGAGTACTTTAGCGGCATAAGCATCAGCACCATTAACAGCTGTGGCAACCGAATCAATCTTAATACTTTTATCTGCAACTGCTGGCAGATCTTCTGTACCTGCTGAAGAGAAAAAACCGTTATTGTACTTAATGTATTCGCCACCCTGAGTTTCCAGAATACCAGCTGTTGTAGCAAAATTTGGTACCGCATGGTCGCCCAATGGGATAATATGCGTTTGCAAGAGTCGCCTTAAAATATTCAGGTCGCCCCTGATAGGTGATGAAGGATAAAAGGGATCGTATGAAAATCCTAAACTGACCAATGTGGCATCAGGAATGGGAATAACAATGTATTTTAAAGAGGCTGTTTTGATCGGAATGGCATAACCCAATACATCAAGCGCCTGTTTCATAATGTAATAGGTAGGATCTAGATTTACTTTTCCGTAAACCGTCGAAAATACATTGGCATTTTGGGCAGCATTTACGCCATAAAACAATCCATTACTTAAAAATTGTTTGTCTACCACATTTGCAGGCGTAAGTTTAGTGGCTTCGCCTAAAAAGCTGTTAACCGTATTAAACTTACTTGGCCATACGGTAGTTCTGTATAAATGAGAATTGATAAAATCCCTGATGATATCGGACCTTAAAGAAAACAGTTCGTTCAGCTGTGCTTTATAATTTCCGGGCTGTAACCTGTTTTTTGCATAGTATTTTAACAGCACCTTTGCATAAGCCTCTACGGCTTCATCAGTTGGTGCAAAAATGGTATACATACCAATCTGTGCATCGTTGGCATCTTCTTTTAGGTAATTTTCGTTATTAGGCGAAAAACCAAGCAATACACTATAGTTTTTAGCGTAAACATTATCGCTCTTACCTGTTAACACCTGGTAGCGATGGGTAATATCAGTATTTAAGTTATAGCTTACATATTTATCCAAAAGGGATTTAAAAGCGCCATACTGCGCCTTAGTGCTGATATACTGATCGATGCTTTGTGGCGGTGTAAGCACCTTATCTACAATATGGATGACGCCATTTTCGGCTACAATATCTTGTTCGATAATTTTTCCCGGGCCAACATTTTTTCCGGTATACTCGGTATTTGGATAAAAATAATTATAATCTAAAGCACTAATGCCAGCAAAAGTGACGAAGGGACTAAGAAAAAAGGGCAGGTTTTTATTATTAAAATCGGTTGGTAAATAAGGTCCGTTACGGTTACCCGCAATTACCTTTATCGCTTTACCATCGTTGTCTACGCCATCGTAAACAAAATCGTAATAAACGGTACGTCGCCTAAAACCAACATTTTTAACAAAACCTTTTGCCGTTAAGTTATCGCTTAAACGTTCTACTTTCTCTCCATCGTAAGTCATTGAATAACGTACAATTGCCGAAGCCAGCGTGGCATTTATTTCGGTTAAGTTGTTCTCAGACATGTAGGTGGTAAAAGCCGCATCTGTTGGTGCAAAAACCGTCCAAGAACCTGCAGTACTTAAAGTTTCTTTATAGCCCGATTTATCTATACAATCTAAAAATCTGGTAAAATTTCCTTTGGCCTGGAGTTGTTGATAAATTGGATCGGCTAATGTTTCAGGACGGCCATAGAACTCATCAAATTCTTTTTTCCGGCAAGCGCTGAGAATGAATATAATCGTTAAATTAACGATTAAAAATTTTTGTAAAATTTTACTCATAGCAATTTCATTGGATAAACGGCCATTAAATACTGGGCAATAAAAAGCTATGGATCTAAATCAATTAGAAATTAAAAATGCGTAAACTGACTTAAAGGGGTGAGTAGATTTTTATTGCATAGAATCGTATTAACGTTCGTTAATTAAATAGTTGGTTAAAAAGTTATTTGGTTAGTGAATTATTTCTTAAATATATAAAGGTGGAACAAAATTTCCATCCTGTACTATCCTGTCTTTTTACTATAAAATATTATCATAAAAAGATTATATCCATATCCAGTATAGGTAAATCGTTTTAAACAAGACTAAGCGCCTTTAAAAAAAAATTAGTCGCGGCATTTCTAATCAAAAAAAATATTAATAGTACAAGAAATAAGACAACATATTAAGGCTATCCTGCAATTCGTAGTTGCATATTATCCAGAATAATGATGCTTTGTTTAATGCTTTTTAGTATCCATCCATGCTTCTGGTATAGAAATTACACAGATATTCATAGAACGATTATCTTTTGATAACATCGC
Encoded proteins:
- a CDS encoding fasciclin domain-containing protein, translating into MSKILQKFLIVNLTIIFILSACRKKEFDEFYGRPETLADPIYQQLQAKGNFTRFLDCIDKSGYKETLSTAGSWTVFAPTDAAFTTYMSENNLTEINATLASAIVRYSMTYDGEKVERLSDNLTAKGFVKNVGFRRRTVYYDFVYDGVDNDGKAIKVIAGNRNGPYLPTDFNNKNLPFFLSPFVTFAGISALDYNYFYPNTEYTGKNVGPGKIIEQDIVAENGVIHIVDKVLTPPQSIDQYISTKAQYGAFKSLLDKYVSYNLNTDITHRYQVLTGKSDNVYAKNYSVLLGFSPNNENYLKEDANDAQIGMYTIFAPTDEAVEAYAKVLLKYYAKNRLQPGNYKAQLNELFSLRSDIIRDFINSHLYRTTVWPSKFNTVNSFLGEATKLTPANVVDKQFLSNGLFYGVNAAQNANVFSTVYGKVNLDPTYYIMKQALDVLGYAIPIKTASLKYIVIPIPDATLVSLGFSYDPFYPSSPIRGDLNILRRLLQTHIIPLGDHAVPNFATTAGILETQGGEYIKYNNGFFSSAGTEDLPAVADKSIKIDSVATAVNGADAYAAKVLMYTVLPVSKHIEKYGTLTTDPYYSFFQYLKNNVTLYTAVTGAIQGVTDGSAYTVFIPTNAAMQAAVTAGLLPKLANGTPNYTPTDAADISKVAKFIQYHIIKSTVASDGQKTGSFESLLKNDSGDAAKVTVFTNTTNTLTLRDVTNTSVNVLLGTTDRSNVLSNRTVIHQINSYLKYQF